A stretch of Labrus mixtus chromosome 7, fLabMix1.1, whole genome shotgun sequence DNA encodes these proteins:
- the dstyk gene encoding dual serine/threonine and tyrosine protein kinase, with the protein MEGNVQQKTTPLARELTRIFNSYNKHTIQLKKNLKETNAFFREIRQNYSNACASTVSSDTFSLEAGQLSCISFPSHEEEFLRSTVGAVPYILVLGQDCAARYQLLNCLLGERLLPLGPEAGEACEGVQGTVCKRRKLCFTHGRQTRLSLALPGQYELVHQLAANCGRWDTVPREDLEIHEECEDPAHRLAELEITLHHQLLQEAKVMVVPCTSVQPIEEALEDCTRNVTPIILYAINQDSLSTEQVAELWKVKEMLGFPVCFVRIPDTIPAASPAPDRRAEKERERERDREREKTPLHKQLLSLGFLSSPTGNCSCGAPSQVSAPGAKPQSMLGEAFERLHRILVPFARQVLQNQQVEAANLLNGLHCRCLDLFINQAFDMQRDLQITPRRLEYTREKEGELFISLMAIANRKQEEMKDMIVETLSSMKEQLLEDAANLEFTDIIVTTNGEPVTSKDIKSCIHQIQELIVVRLNQAVANKLISSVDYLRESFVGTLERCLNSLEKSHIDYSVHNITSNHLKQLLNAAYHVEVTFHSGSSVTRLFWEQIKQIIHRITFVNPPSITLEWKRKVAQDAIESLSAAKLARSICSQFRTRLNSSHEAFAASLRQLEEGHTGRLERTEDLWLRVRKDHAPRLARLSLESRSLRDVLLHGKPKLGRELGRGQYGVVYLCDSWGGHYPCALKSVVPPDDKHWNDLALEFHYTRTLPKHERLVDLHGSVIDHTYGSGSSIAVLLIMERLHRDLYTGLKAGLSLRERLQIALDVVEGIRFLHSQGLLHRDIKLKNVLLDKQNRAKITDLGFCKPEAMMSGSIVGTPIHMAPELFTGKYDNSVDVYAFGILFWYLCTGSVKLPEAFEKCSSKDQLWNNVKKGARPERLPSFDEECWQLMEACWNGDPSQRPLLGIVEPGLQSIMVRLCNLGSEQKSSSLEDSN; encoded by the exons GACAGCTTAGCTGCATTTCTTTCCCAAGTCATGAGGAAGAGTTCCTACGCAGTACTGTAGGTGCTGTCCCGTACATCCTGGTGTTGGGCCAGGACTGTGCTGCCCGCTACCAGCTACTCAACTGCCTTCTGGGGGAGAGGTTGCTGCCACTAGGCCCAGAGGCCGGAGAGGCATGTGAGGGAGTTCAGGGCACTGTCTGTAAGAGGCGGAAGCTGTGTTTCACCCATGGAAGACAGACAAGGCTCAGCCTGGCACTGCCTGGCCAGTATGAGCTGGTACACCAGCTGGCAGCAAACTGTGGCAGATGGGATACAGTTCCCCGGGAAGACCTGGAGATCCATGAGGAATGTGAGGACCCAGCCCACAGGCTAGCAGAGCTGGAGATCACCCTGCATCACCAACTGCTTCAG GAAGCAAAGGTCATGGTAGTGCCTTGTACGAGTGTTCAGCCAATAGAAGAGGCCCTGGAAGACTGCACTCGCAACGTGACCCCCATCATACTCTACGCCATCAACCAGGACTCCTTAAGCACGGAGCAGGTGGCTGAGCTCTGGAAGGTCAAAGAGATGCTCGGCTTTCCCGTCTGTTTTGTTCGTATCCCCGACACCATTCCAGCCGCTTCGCCAGCTCCAGATCGTCGTGctgagaaggagagggagagggagagggacagGGAGAGGGAAAAGACCCCCCTCCATAAGCAGCTCCTTTCCCTCGGCTTCCTCAGTAGCCCCACAGGAAACTGCTCCTGTGGCGCCCCCTCACAGGTGTCTGCTCCGGGTGCCAAGCCCCAGAGTATGCTGGGTGAAGCTTTTGAAAGACTGCATCGGATACTGGTGCCTTTTGCTCGACAAGTTCTTCAAAACCAGCAGGTGGAGGCTGCAAACTTGCTTAACGGGCTTCATTGTCGGTGTCTAGATCTTTTCATTAAccag GCCTTTGACATGCAAAGGGATCTGCAGATAACTCCCCGCAGGCTGGAGTACACCCGAGAAAAAGAAGGTGAACTCTTCATCTCCCTCATGGCCATCGCAAACCGCAAACAGGAAGAGATGAAAGACATGATCGTGGAGACACTCAGTAGCATGAAGGAGCAGCTGCTGGAGGATGCTGCTAACCTGGAGTTTACAG ACATCATTGTAACGACAAATGGAGAGCCTGTGACGTCGAAAGACATCAAATCTTGCATCCACCAGATCCAGGAACTGATCGTGGTTCGTTTGAATCAGGCGGTGGCAAATAAGCTGATCAGCTCCGTGGACTATCTGAGGGAAAGCTTTGTAGGAACTCTGGAGCGCTGTCTGAACAGTCTGGAAAAGTCTCACATTGACTATTCTGTCCACAATATCACCTCCAATCACCTCAAACAG TTATTAAATGCTGCTTATCATGTGGAGGTCACCTTTCATTCTGGATCTTCTGTCACAAGACTTTTCTGGGAGCAAATCAAACAG ATAATCCACAGGATAACCTTTGTGAACCCTCCGTCCATCACTCTAGAGTGGAAGCGTAAAGTGGCACAGGATGCCATAGAAAGTCTCAGTGCTGCCAAACTGGCCAGAAGCATCTGCTCCCAGTTCAGGACACGACTCAACAGCTCTCACGAGGCCTTTGCAGCATCTCTGCGCCAG CTGGAGGAAGGGCACACAGGGCGTCTGGAGCGCACTGAGGACCTGTGGCTGCGTGTGAGGAAAGACCACGCCCCTCGACTGGCCCGCTTGTCCCTGGAGAGCCGCTCCCTCAGGGATGTGCTGCTGCATG GCAAACCGAAGCTGGGGCGAGAGTTGGGGAGGGGCCAATATGGAGTTGTGTACTTGTGTGACAGCTGGGGAGGACACTACCCATGTGCCTTAAAGTCTGTGGTACCGCCCGATGATAAACACTGGAACGACCTGGCTCTGGAGTTTCACTACACAAG GACTTTGCCTAAACATGAGCGGCTCGTTGACCTGCATGGCTCCGTGATTGATCACACCTATGGGAGCGGCTCCAGCATCGCGGTGCTGCTCATCATGGAGCGGCTGCACAGAGACCTCTACACAGGCTTGAAG GCCGGATTATCACTGAGGGAGAGACTTCAGATCGCACTGGATGTGGTGGAGGGGATCCGCTTCCTGCATAGCCAGGGGCTCTTGCACAGAGACATAAAGCTAAAAAATGTACTG TTGGACAAACAAAATCGGGCCAAGATCACAGACCTAGGGTTCTGTAAACCAGAAGCCATGATGTCTGGCAGCATTGTTGGAACCCCGATCCACATGGCTCCAGAGCTGTTTACAG GGAAGTATGATAACTCTGTGGATGTTTACGCCTTTGGGATCCTTTTCTGGTACCTCTGCACTGGCTCAGTGAAACTCCCAGAAGCCTTTGAGAAATGCTCCAGTAAGGATCAGCTCTGGAACAAtgttaaaaaag GAGCCAGACCTGAGCGCTTGCCTTCTTTCGATGAGGAATGCTGGCAGCTGATGGAGGCCTGCTGGAACGGAGACCCTTCCCAGAGGCCCCTGCTCGGAATAGTAGAGCCCGGCCTACAAAGCATCATGGTCCGGCTCTGCAACTTAGGCTCGGAGCAGAAAAGCAGCAGCCTCGAGgactcaaactga